CGTGACGGCGATCGTCAGCACCGCCAGTACCGCGACCACCGCGACCCAACGGCCCACCGAAGGGGTGGTGCGGTCGCGATCGGTCTGGTCGAGGACCTGGCGAGGTAGCGGATCGGTGCGCGGAGCGGCGGGATGTCCCGGTGTGGCCGCCAGCAACGAGCGTCGCTCGGCGCCGCTGAGCACCTTGGGTGCCTCCGGTGGCTCGCCGTTGTGCACCCGGACCAGGTCGGCGCGCATTTCCGCCGCGGTCTGGTAACGGTTTTCCGGGTTCTTGGCCAGCGCCTTGAGGACGACGGCGTCCAGGTCGGCGGAGATGCCCTCATGGCGTTCCGAGGGCGGGATGGGGTCTTCGCGAACGTGCTGGTAGGCGACCGCCACCGGCGAGTCACCGGTGAACGGCGGTTCGCCGGTCAGGATTTCGTACAGCACACACCCCAACGAATAGACATCGGAGCGCGCATCGACCGCATCGCCGCGAGCCTGCTCGGGGGATAGATATTGCGCCGTCCCGATCACCGCGGCCGTCTGGGTGACGCTGTTGCCGCTGTCGGCGATCGCCCGGGCAATGCCGAAGTCCATCACCTTCACCGCATTGGTCGAGCTGATCATGATGTTGGCCGGCTTGACGTCACGATGGATGATGCCGTTTTGGTGGCTGAAGTTTAGTGCCTGGCAGGCGTCGGCGATCACCTCGATGGCCCGCTTCGGCGGCATCGGTCCCTCGGTGTGCACGATGTCACGAAGGGTGACGCCGTCGACGTACTCCATGACGATGTAGGGCAGCGGACCGGCGGATGTCTCGGCTTCGCCGGTGTCGTATACCGCCACGATTGCCGGGTGGTTCAGTGCCGCCGCGTTTTGTGCCTCACGCCGAAAGCGCAGGTAGAAACTGGGGTCGCGGGCCAGATCGGCGCGCAGCACCTTTACCGCCACGTCGCGGTGTAGACGCAGATCGCGGGCCAGGTGAACTTCGGACATTCCCCCGAAGCCGAGGATGTCGCCCAGTTCATAGCGATCGGAGAGGTGCCGAGGGGTGGTCATCGCGATGTCTCGTATCGGTCCGGCGACTCATGGTGAGTCGGTCGCAGCGCGACAGTCCGGCTGAGTTGGTCTGTCCGGCTCGCCCGCGGCGGCGGGAAGAGCCCCCTTTGCGAGCCGTCATGGCCGGCATCGTCGACCGGGCTGAAACCCGTCCCACCGAGTCGCGAACCCTGACCGGTCGGCGTCTGGCTGGCCGACGGGCTTCCGGTGTCGGTCACGGTAGGGGGCGGTAGCTGCGGCTGGTTGTCGCCACGCGAATTGATGACGATGAGCACCGCGATGATGATGGCCAGCGCCCCGAGGACGCCGGCAGCCCACAACAGTGCCCGCTGGCCCGACGAGAATGTACGCCGCGCGGGTGGCCGGTTTCCCCCGGTCGCCGGCCGGGAGCGGCGCGGGGCCGTGGCCCGGCTGGTGGGGTTGCCCGCGATCCGGGCCGGCGCGCTCGACGGAATCGCTGCCGGCGCGGCCCGCCCGGGCGGCGGTGACTGGCTGGGCCGTGGCGGTCTCCGGCCGGCCCGTACCGCGGCGACGGCGTCGGCGAACGGTCCCCCACTGCGATAGCGCATCTGGGGGTTTTTCACCAGCGTGATCTCGATGAGTTCTCGCACATTGGGGGGCAGCTCGGCGGGCAGTGGTGGCGGCGGTTCCTTGATGTGCTTCATCGCCACCGTCAAGGCGCCGTCACCGGTGAACGGCCGCTTACCCGAAACCGCTTCGTAGCCAACAACTCCCAACGAATATACGTCACTGGCCGGGGTCGCGTCGTGACCCAAAGCCTGTTCGGGCGCGATGTATTGGGCGGTGCCCATCACCATTCCGGTCTGCGTCACCGGCGCCGCGTCGACGGCCTTGGCGATCCCGAAGTCGGTGATCTTCACCTGGCCGGTGGGCGTGATCAAGATGTTGCCCGGCTTGACGTCGCGGTGCACCAGTCCGGCCGCGTGGGCAACCTGAAGAGCGCGGCCGGTCTGCTCGAGCATGTCGAGCGCGTGCCGCAACGACAGCCGGCCGGTGCGCTTGAGCACCGAGTTCAGCGGCTCGCCGTTGACCAGCTCCATCACCAGGTAGGCGGTGCGGCCCTCGCCGTCCATCTGGCTCTCGCCGTAGTCATGCACCGCCGCGATCCCCGGGTGGTTGAGCATGGCCGTGGTGCGGGCCTCGGCCCGGAACCGTTCGATGAACTCCGGGTCGGAGGAGAACTCGTTCTTGAGCACCTTGACGGCCACCCGCCGGCCCAGTCGGCTGTCGACCGCTTCCCAGACCTGCCCCATGCCGCCGGTGGCGATGAGCCGCTGCAGGCGGTAGCGGCCAGACAGCGTCATACCAACTCGGGGACTCATGGGCCCCCCTGCAGCGCAGCTTCGATCACGGCCCGTCCGATCGGCGCGGCCAGCGCACCACCGGTCGCGGACAGACGATCGCCCCCGTTTTCCACAAACACCGCGATGGCAACCTTCGGCGCCTGTGCTGGCGCGAAGGCGATGTACCACGCATGGGGCGGAGTATGACGGGGGTCTGTGCCGTGCTCTGCGGTACCCGTCTTGGATGCGATCTGCACGCCGGGGATGGCCCCTTTCTGCTGTGTGACTTTCTCGGCGCCGACCATCAGCTCTGTTAGCTTAGCGGCGACCTGCGGCGACACCGCGCGCCGCTGCTGATATGGCGCAGTGGTGCTGATGTTGGCCAGGTCGGGCCCGCGGAGGTTGTCAACGAGGTACGGCCGCATGGTGATCCCGCCGTTGGCGATGGTCGCCGCGACCTCGGCGTTCTGCAGCGGGGTCAGCGCGACGTCCTTCTGCCCGATACTGGTCATACCCAATGCGGCGGTGTCGGCGATCACGCCGATGGTCGACTCGGCCACCTGCAGCGGTATCGGGTCCGGCGAAGTGTCCAAGCCGAACGCTTGTGCCGTGCTGCGCAGCGCGGCTGCGCCGGTGAGCATGCCCAACTGGACGAATGCGGTGTTGCACGACTTGGCGAATGCCACGCTCAGCGACACGGTCGGCTCGGCGCCGCACGTCGTGCCACCGTAGTTCTCCAATGTCGCCGTGCTTCCGGGCAGCGGAATCTCGGCGGCGGCGGTCAGTTGCTCGGTGTCGGTGGCTCCGGCCTGCAGTGCGGCCGCGGTGGTGATCACTTTGAAGGTGGAACCCGGCGGGTACGTTTCGGCGATGGCCCGATTGGTCAGCGGCGAGTCGGGGTTGTCGCGAAGCCGCTGCCAGGCTTGCGCCTGGACCTCGGGATCGTGCGACGCGAGCAGGTTGGGGTCATAGGACGGCGTCGACACCAGCGCGAGGATCTTGCCAGTCGACGGCTCCAGCGCCACAACCGCGCCTTTGCATGGGCCGCCGCAGCCCTGTTGCATCGCGTCCCAGCCGGCCTGCTGGACGCGGGGGTTGATGGTGGTGTCGACATTGCCGCCGCGCGGGTCGCGCCCGGTGAAGAAGTCGGCCAGTCGCCGGCCGAACAACCGCTCGTCCGACCCATTCAGCAGCGGGTCCTCGGCGCGTTCCAGACCGGTACTGGAATAACGCAGCGAGTAGAAGCCGGTGACCGGCGCGTACACCTGGGGATTGGGATAGACCCGCAGGAACCGAAAACGGCTGTCGGTGGCCACCGAGTAGGCCAGCAGCTGCCCGCCCGCGGTGATCTGGCCGCGCTGGCGCGAATACTCGTCGAGCAGGACGCGTTGATTGCGCGGATCGGCGCGCAACCCGTCGGCGGTGAAGACCTGCGTCATCGTGGCGTTGAGCAGCAGTAGCACGATCA
The nucleotide sequence above comes from Mycobacterium pseudokansasii. Encoded proteins:
- the pknB gene encoding Stk1 family PASTA domain-containing Ser/Thr kinase, whose protein sequence is MTTPRHLSDRYELGDILGFGGMSEVHLARDLRLHRDVAVKVLRADLARDPSFYLRFRREAQNAAALNHPAIVAVYDTGEAETSAGPLPYIVMEYVDGVTLRDIVHTEGPMPPKRAIEVIADACQALNFSHQNGIIHRDVKPANIMISSTNAVKVMDFGIARAIADSGNSVTQTAAVIGTAQYLSPEQARGDAVDARSDVYSLGCVLYEILTGEPPFTGDSPVAVAYQHVREDPIPPSERHEGISADLDAVVLKALAKNPENRYQTAAEMRADLVRVHNGEPPEAPKVLSGAERRSLLAATPGHPAAPRTDPLPRQVLDQTDRDRTTPSVGRWVAVVAVLAVLTIAVTIAINTFGGNTRKVQVPDVRGQASADAIAALQNRGFKTRTLQKPDSTIPPDHVIGTDPAANTSVGAGADITINVSTGPEQRELPDVSSLTYAEAVKKLTAAGFSKFKQAASPSSPEMAGKVIGTNPPANQTSAITNVITIIVGSGPEAKQIPDVAGQTVDLAQKNLNVYGFTKFSQAQVDSPKPAGDVVGTNPPAGTTVPVDSVIELQVSKGNQFVMPDLSGMFWTDAEPRLRALGWTGVLDKGPDVDAGGSQHNRVVYQSPPAGSGVNRDGIITLKFGQ
- a CDS encoding serine/threonine-protein kinase, coding for MSPRVGMTLSGRYRLQRLIATGGMGQVWEAVDSRLGRRVAVKVLKNEFSSDPEFIERFRAEARTTAMLNHPGIAAVHDYGESQMDGEGRTAYLVMELVNGEPLNSVLKRTGRLSLRHALDMLEQTGRALQVAHAAGLVHRDVKPGNILITPTGQVKITDFGIAKAVDAAPVTQTGMVMGTAQYIAPEQALGHDATPASDVYSLGVVGYEAVSGKRPFTGDGALTVAMKHIKEPPPPLPAELPPNVRELIEITLVKNPQMRYRSGGPFADAVAAVRAGRRPPRPSQSPPPGRAAPAAIPSSAPARIAGNPTSRATAPRRSRPATGGNRPPARRTFSSGQRALLWAAGVLGALAIIIAVLIVINSRGDNQPQLPPPTVTDTGSPSASQTPTGQGSRLGGTGFSPVDDAGHDGSQRGLFPPPRASRTDQLSRTVALRPTHHESPDRYETSR
- the pbpA gene encoding D,D-transpeptidase PbpA: MNASLRRISVTVMALIVLLLLNATMTQVFTADGLRADPRNQRVLLDEYSRQRGQITAGGQLLAYSVATDSRFRFLRVYPNPQVYAPVTGFYSLRYSSTGLERAEDPLLNGSDERLFGRRLADFFTGRDPRGGNVDTTINPRVQQAGWDAMQQGCGGPCKGAVVALEPSTGKILALVSTPSYDPNLLASHDPEVQAQAWQRLRDNPDSPLTNRAIAETYPPGSTFKVITTAAALQAGATDTEQLTAAAEIPLPGSTATLENYGGTTCGAEPTVSLSVAFAKSCNTAFVQLGMLTGAAALRSTAQAFGLDTSPDPIPLQVAESTIGVIADTAALGMTSIGQKDVALTPLQNAEVAATIANGGITMRPYLVDNLRGPDLANISTTAPYQQRRAVSPQVAAKLTELMVGAEKVTQQKGAIPGVQIASKTGTAEHGTDPRHTPPHAWYIAFAPAQAPKVAIAVFVENGGDRLSATGGALAAPIGRAVIEAALQGGP